In one window of Duganella dendranthematis DNA:
- a CDS encoding alpha/beta hydrolase — translation MRQAWLAVIVLMLSGCAMQVGERNILRADKPGDAPPSHTLDSTSAPAWQLDKVSLPAADAELHGISATRPGNALTVLYFGGNSFHLDQHGAEVLGAIAPCGADVTIFDYRGYGRSKGVPTIATLKSDALRIFDDVNARRPGQVVLHGQSLGSFVAAYVAQQRPAARGLILESTTTNARDWGNAMLPWYAWPFVRLEISPELQDIDNVAAAAGYAGPALVLEGEADNTTPPRLAKQVYAALPSSSKRLLLVPGAGHNDVLTNAMVQPAYCEFIGRLAAH, via the coding sequence ATGAGGCAAGCATGGCTGGCGGTAATCGTGTTGATGTTGTCCGGATGTGCGATGCAGGTAGGGGAGCGGAATATCCTGCGCGCCGACAAACCCGGCGATGCACCGCCGTCTCACACCCTCGACAGCACCAGCGCACCAGCCTGGCAGCTCGATAAAGTCTCGCTGCCGGCTGCGGATGCGGAACTGCACGGGATCTCGGCCACCCGTCCCGGCAATGCGCTGACGGTGCTGTACTTCGGCGGCAACAGCTTCCATCTCGACCAGCACGGCGCGGAGGTGCTGGGCGCGATCGCGCCATGTGGCGCCGACGTCACCATCTTCGACTATCGCGGCTATGGCCGCAGCAAGGGCGTGCCAACCATCGCCACGCTGAAGAGCGACGCGCTGCGGATCTTCGACGACGTCAACGCGCGCCGTCCCGGCCAAGTAGTGCTGCATGGGCAATCGCTCGGCAGTTTCGTCGCCGCCTACGTGGCGCAGCAGCGTCCCGCCGCGCGGGGCCTGATACTGGAATCGACCACCACCAACGCGCGCGACTGGGGCAACGCCATGCTGCCATGGTATGCGTGGCCGTTCGTGCGGCTGGAGATCAGCCCGGAATTGCAGGATATCGACAACGTAGCGGCGGCAGCGGGCTACGCCGGACCGGCGCTGGTGCTGGAAGGGGAGGCTGATAACACCACGCCGCCGCGCCTGGCGAAGCAGGTGTACGCGGCGCTGCCGTCATCGTCCAAACGGCTGCTGCTGGTGCCGGGCGCCGGCCATAACGATGTGCTGACCAATGCGATGGTGCAGCCGGCCTACTGCGAATTTATCGGCCGGCTGGCGGCACATTAA
- a CDS encoding DUF2975 domain-containing protein, with protein MKISLIRTFLWLCVAVQAAFFVFAWTTFAPAIGSMTIEITAEGVSTAAKLAMSPSQRALGAALAALPLLVMGYGLWRLDRLLLNFRRQDLFTAQSVSHLRAFAGATLASTLLTIAEPPVRTLAFWLMAGGDRHVSVGVRSEQIILLLVCGLFYLVTRLMQEGSRLAAENEAFI; from the coding sequence ATGAAAATCTCACTGATCCGCACTTTCCTGTGGCTGTGCGTTGCCGTGCAGGCGGCGTTCTTTGTGTTTGCGTGGACCACGTTTGCGCCGGCGATCGGCAGCATGACCATCGAGATCACGGCGGAAGGCGTCAGCACGGCGGCCAAGCTGGCGATGTCGCCGTCGCAGCGGGCACTGGGTGCGGCGCTGGCGGCCCTGCCGCTGCTGGTGATGGGCTATGGTTTGTGGCGGCTGGACCGGTTGCTGCTGAATTTCCGGCGTCAGGATTTGTTCACGGCGCAATCGGTAAGCCATCTGCGCGCGTTCGCCGGCGCCACGCTGGCGTCAACGCTGCTGACGATTGCCGAACCGCCGGTGCGGACGCTGGCGTTCTGGCTGATGGCGGGCGGCGACCGGCATGTGTCGGTGGGGGTGCGGTCGGAGCAGATCATCCTGCTGCTGGTGTGTGGACTGTTTTATCTGGTCACGCGACTGATGCAGGAAGGCAGCCGTCTGGCGGCGGAGAATGAGGCGTTCATCTGA
- a CDS encoding DMT family transporter, with the protein MLQGVLCGLLAGAMWGMVFVAPEFLRAFTPLEMACGRYICYGLIAAAVMSTRLPKLLRRLDRGDIIAMIKHALAGNIVYYMLLALGVKLAGVAATSLIIGVLPISVTLVGHKDHGSVPLRQLTWPLLLVAAGIACINIDVFTHDVGNGLPLASKLLGVLCATVALTCWTWYSVDNARYLKRNPHFSSGEWSALYGVSSGLIALVIALVGLVFFHGQVTGAGAVASGRDWGLFWIVSAVIALGASAVGNHLWNIASRKVPLTLSGQLILFETLFALLYGFIYKQQWPRGLEIAAMVLLIAGVMWSVRIHALDDASEAHAG; encoded by the coding sequence ATGCTGCAAGGCGTGTTGTGTGGTTTGCTGGCAGGCGCCATGTGGGGCATGGTGTTTGTGGCGCCGGAATTCCTGCGCGCGTTCACGCCGCTGGAAATGGCGTGCGGGCGCTACATCTGCTACGGCCTGATCGCCGCCGCCGTGATGTCGACGCGGCTGCCGAAACTGCTGCGCAGGCTGGACCGCGGCGACATCATCGCCATGATCAAGCACGCGCTGGCCGGCAACATCGTCTACTACATGCTGCTTGCGCTAGGCGTCAAGCTGGCCGGCGTGGCGGCGACGTCGCTGATCATCGGCGTGCTGCCGATCTCGGTCACGCTGGTGGGGCACAAGGACCACGGCTCGGTGCCGCTCAGGCAGCTGACCTGGCCGCTGCTGCTGGTAGCGGCGGGCATCGCCTGCATCAATATCGACGTCTTCACGCATGATGTCGGGAATGGCCTGCCGCTCGCCAGCAAGCTGCTCGGCGTGCTGTGTGCGACGGTCGCGCTGACGTGCTGGACCTGGTACTCGGTCGATAACGCCCGCTATCTGAAGCGTAATCCGCATTTCAGCAGCGGCGAGTGGTCGGCCTTGTATGGCGTGTCCAGCGGACTGATCGCGCTGGTGATTGCGCTGGTGGGCCTGGTGTTCTTCCATGGCCAAGTGACCGGCGCCGGCGCAGTGGCTAGCGGGCGTGACTGGGGACTGTTCTGGATCGTCAGCGCGGTAATTGCGCTGGGAGCGTCGGCGGTCGGCAACCATCTGTGGAATATCGCCAGCCGCAAGGTGCCGCTTACCTTGTCCGGCCAGTTGATCCTGTTTGAAACGCTGTTCGCGCTGCTGTATGGATTTATCTACAAGCAGCAGTGGCCGCGCGGGCTGGAGATTGCCGCCATGGTGCTGCTGATCGCGGGCGTGATGTGGTCGGTACGCATCCATGCGCTGGATGACGCCAGCGAGGCGCACGCCGGCTGA
- a CDS encoding DUF1294 domain-containing protein: protein MACFIAYAIDKSAAIHQRRRIPERTLLLLGLGCGWPGGLLAQRWLRHKTVKTSFQVAYWGSVVLNVAAVGWLSTLN, encoded by the coding sequence GTGGCCTGTTTCATCGCCTACGCCATCGACAAATCGGCGGCCATCCACCAGCGCCGCCGCATTCCTGAACGCACCTTGCTGTTGCTGGGCCTGGGTTGCGGCTGGCCGGGCGGACTGCTGGCGCAGCGCTGGCTGCGGCATAAGACGGTCAAGACTTCTTTCCAGGTCGCCTACTGGGGCAGCGTGGTGCTGAACGTCGCCGCCGTGGGCTGGCTCTCTACTCTCAACTAA
- a CDS encoding LON peptidase substrate-binding domain-containing protein: MPSIPLFPLKTILFPDGHLPLQVFEVRYLDLVKRCIAKGEEFGVVSLLDGSEVRLPEQHETLSACGTMARILDWAAPLPGLLQISCIGTTRFQVKSAEQLKHGLWMAEVEEVAEDMVVPIPSEQQDVANALGALIRSLQKKQISTANMSLAPPYRLDEAGWVANRWCELLRLDLEEKQRLLLQENPVLRLELVQDVLSENGLLDN, translated from the coding sequence ATGCCATCTATTCCATTGTTTCCGCTGAAGACCATCCTGTTTCCTGACGGGCATTTGCCTTTGCAGGTGTTCGAAGTGCGTTATCTGGACCTGGTCAAGCGCTGCATCGCCAAGGGCGAAGAGTTCGGCGTGGTCTCGCTGCTGGATGGGAGCGAGGTGCGTTTGCCGGAGCAGCACGAGACCTTGTCCGCCTGCGGCACCATGGCGCGCATCCTGGACTGGGCGGCGCCGCTGCCGGGGCTATTGCAGATTTCCTGCATCGGCACCACGCGCTTCCAGGTGAAATCCGCCGAGCAACTGAAGCACGGCCTGTGGATGGCCGAGGTGGAAGAGGTGGCAGAAGACATGGTGGTACCCATCCCAAGCGAACAGCAGGACGTCGCCAACGCGCTAGGCGCCTTGATCCGTTCTCTGCAAAAGAAACAGATTTCCACCGCGAATATGTCGCTGGCGCCGCCGTACCGGCTGGACGAAGCCGGCTGGGTCGCCAACCGCTGGTGCGAACTGCTGCGGCTGGACCTGGAGGAAAAGCAGCGTCTGCTGCTACAGGAAAATCCCGTGCTGCGGCTGGAACTGGTGCAGGACGTGCTCAGCGAAAACGGTCTGCTCGATAACTGA
- a CDS encoding helix-turn-helix domain-containing protein: protein MAIVINLDLMLAKRKVKSRELAAYVGITEQNLSLLKSGKVKGIRFSTLEKICERLDCQPGDILERTPGPDNDDAASAEV, encoded by the coding sequence ATGGCCATCGTGATCAATCTCGACCTGATGCTGGCCAAGCGCAAGGTCAAGTCGCGCGAGCTGGCAGCGTATGTGGGCATTACGGAGCAAAACCTGTCGCTGCTCAAATCCGGCAAAGTCAAAGGCATACGTTTTTCCACACTGGAAAAAATCTGCGAGCGGCTGGACTGCCAGCCAGGCGACATCCTGGAGCGCACGCCGGGGCCGGACAACGACGATGCAGCTAGTGCAGAAGTTTGA
- the trpS gene encoding tryptophan--tRNA ligase, translating into MSLPELPQTDAAEVSSVATAPKGPQIILTGDRPTGPLHLGHFVGSLRNRVEYQHQFKQFIMLADSQALTDNMDDTNKVHRNVVEVALDYLAVGIDPAKSTILIQSQIPELAELTFYYLNMVTVARLERNPTVKTEIALRGFERDIPAGFLTYPASQAADISAFKATLVPVGEDQIPMIEQTNEIVRRFNRIVNKDILVECKALVPDIGRLPGIDGKAKMSKSLGNTINLGATAAEITAAVKKVYTDPLHLRVEDPGHLEGNVAFIYLDAFDPEKDKLEEMKAHYVRGGLGDSIVKKRLEVVLQELLAPIRARREALEKDKGYIMQLLKEGTMHAREVAAKTADEVKAALGLSYF; encoded by the coding sequence ATGAGTCTGCCTGAACTGCCACAAACCGACGCCGCCGAAGTCTCCTCGGTCGCCACCGCACCCAAGGGTCCGCAAATCATCCTGACCGGCGACCGTCCAACCGGCCCGCTGCACCTCGGCCACTTCGTCGGCAGCCTGCGCAACCGCGTGGAATACCAGCACCAATTCAAGCAATTCATCATGCTGGCCGACTCGCAAGCGTTGACCGACAATATGGACGACACCAATAAGGTGCACCGCAACGTGGTCGAAGTGGCGCTGGATTACCTGGCAGTCGGCATCGACCCGGCCAAGTCGACCATCCTGATCCAGTCGCAGATTCCGGAGCTCGCCGAGCTGACCTTTTATTACCTGAACATGGTCACCGTGGCGCGCCTGGAGCGCAACCCGACCGTCAAGACCGAAATCGCCCTGCGCGGCTTCGAGCGCGATATTCCGGCCGGCTTCCTGACCTACCCCGCCTCGCAAGCCGCCGACATCTCGGCCTTCAAGGCCACGCTGGTGCCGGTCGGCGAAGACCAGATTCCGATGATCGAACAGACCAACGAAATCGTGCGCCGCTTCAATCGCATCGTGAATAAAGACATCCTGGTCGAGTGCAAGGCGCTGGTGCCGGACATTGGCCGCTTGCCGGGCATCGACGGCAAAGCCAAGATGAGTAAATCGCTGGGCAACACCATCAACCTGGGTGCCACCGCCGCCGAGATCACCGCCGCCGTCAAGAAGGTCTACACCGACCCGCTGCACCTGCGCGTGGAAGATCCAGGCCACCTGGAAGGCAACGTCGCCTTCATCTACCTCGACGCCTTCGATCCGGAAAAAGACAAGCTGGAAGAAATGAAAGCCCACTACGTGCGCGGCGGCCTGGGCGATTCGATCGTCAAGAAACGCCTGGAAGTGGTGCTGCAGGAACTGCTGGCGCCAATCCGCGCCCGCCGCGAAGCGCTGGAGAAAGACAAGGGCTACATCATGCAGTTGCTGAAGGAAGGCACCATGCACGCCCGTGAAGTGGCCGCCAAAACCGCCGACGAAGTCAAGGCCGCCCTCGGCCTGAGCTACTTCTGA